A genomic window from Yarrowia lipolytica chromosome 1D, complete sequence includes:
- a CDS encoding uncharacterized protein (Compare to YALI0D02673g, similar to Saccharomyces cerevisiae PTR3 (YFR029W); ancestral locus Anc_1.348, weakly similar to uniprot|P43606 Saccharomyces cerevisiae YFR029w PTR3 regulator of expression of the PTR2 GAP1 and BAP2 genes), which produces MFRLPEDPSKAWIRVGHVTDGDAGGHGDGDGGDDPSRVAQQLGRVQVTPVHPSSVRHRHRQEISVLTELQSLATAETVHLLRLRISQRLAELGAGPQGPQTLLQLFESVCGWTTGLVTQTQKPGFSTSPTSETASELHSDITPVTTNGSNPGSFGSAPSMVASQTSDRPSATATALTSNMTRQMKHKQMGSATNTGANTNAYTNTNTNSIQLSTVSKGYYANLDTAPGLTLAKMLCASPEYALRESYFQKCFPMHRKQFEHATQPRSFLRTPRFKKVLISPDCTMIAMVGDRHWEVFKVGENFNYPPTLHCEGQMNGVHGRLNEARYPKKDRYAKDEVVAEVLPPGPADLGDFEWEFNHASLSNRYLAITGTKGMVRVFDLEKLGKPIYTYRSDFNAQAIALSSSGSLLVCSITGRDLKTDAVKPMIALHNLGDLRRKVRVRRDSARETGREGGSRDTPGTSRDRRDSTVSSQRRDSVSTSQRRDSVSTSTISRTSTSRTAESTHSNSSSSTFGLTRGSPTTLTTPYTDPVTRLIISAQETSILCATETQSRFFVIDVQSPVEPRLIMKSARRADSSPESEGITDLAFFPNQQVVVVASLAKDSPPIVVDTNVRNLHPALPPTSVSQPSLLSRLDSLGYNIHCVAVSPRGDAMAFVDKSGLVYVVYLDPHTYAARKTVLVAEVGSAQNAYEAAAVRFSADGQVLFTVDYKGVCHIQDWGAGMPNHAGVGKSRGDTFEQSWDPGSETLRSLDKLSVDLIPGLFSAAMLLQCFTSAAYALTLLVAFTDPVRSMIAVL; this is translated from the exons ATGTTCAGGCTACCGGAGGACCCCAGCAAGGCGTGGATACGggtcggtcacgtgactgacGGGGATGCGGGCGGCCACGGCGATGGCGACGGAGGCGACGATCCGAGTCGCGtggcccagcagcttggGCGCGTCCAGGTGACCCCGGTGCACCCTTCTTCTGTTCGCCACCGCCACAGGCAAGAAATCTCCGTGCTGACCGAGCTTCAGTCGTTGGCGACCGCGGAAACGGTGCATTTATTGCGGTTGCGGATCAGTCAGCGGCTGGCGGAGCTCGGAGCGGGCCCACAGGGTCCCCAGACGTTGctccagctgtttgagagcGTGTGTGGATGGACCACCGGGCTggtgacacagacacagaagccAGGGTTCTCGACATCTCCGACGTCCGAGACCGCCAGCGAGCTTCACAGCGACATCACTCCAGTCACCACCAACGGCTCCAATCCGGGCTCGTTTGGTTCGGCGCCTTCGATGGTTGCATCTCAGACCAGCGACAGACCCTCTGCAACCGCCACAGCTCTGACCTCGAACATGACTCGACAGAtgaaacacaaacaaatGGGCTcagccacaaacacaggtgcaaacacaaacgcatacacaaacacaaacacaaacagcatcCAGCTGTCGACGGTGTCCAAGGGATACTATGCCAATCTCGACACTGCTCCGGGTCTCACTTTGGCCAAAATGTTGTGTGCGTCTCCGGAGTATGCTCTTCGGGAGTCGTATTTTCAAAAGTGCTTTCCCATGCACAGAAAGCAGTTTGAGCACGCGACGCAGCCACGGTCGTTTTTGCGGACTCCGCGGTTCAAAAAGGTGCTCATTTCGCCAGATTGCACCATGATTGCGATGGTGGGAGACCGACATTGGGAGGTTTTCAAGGTCGGCGAAAACTTCAACTACCCACCAACGTTGCATTGCGAGGGTCAGATGAATGGAGTCCATGGACGACTCAACGAGGCCCGCTATCCCAAAAAGGACAGGTatgccaaggacgaggtggTTGCCGAAGTGTTGCCTCCGGGACCCGCCGACCTCGGGGACTTTGAATGGGAGTTCAACCACGCCTCTCTTTCAAACAGATACCTCGCCATCACCGGAACCAAGGGAATGGTCCGAGTTTTCGATCTGGAAAAGCTTGGAAAGCCCATCTACACCTACCGATCTGACTTTAACGCCCAGGCGATCGCATTGAGCTCGTCGGGATCTCTTTTGGTATGTTCCATCACCGGACGCGACCTTAAGACTGACGCCGTCAAGCCCATGATTGCCTTGCATAACTTGGGCGATTTGAGACGCAAGGTGAGGGTTAGGAGGGATTCAGCCAGGGAAACGGGTAGAGAAGGTGGCTCGCGGGACACCCCTGGTACGTCGCGTGATCGGCGCGACTCGACGGTCTCCTCGCAGAGACGCGATTCCGTTTCCACCTCGCAGAGACGCGATTCAGTGTCGACCAGCACGATTTCTCGCACCTCGACGTCTCGAACAGCAGAATCGACACATTCTaactcgtcttcttccacttTTGGACTCACCCGGGGCTCTCCAACCACCCTGACCACCCCGTACACAGATCCCGTGACTCGGCTGATCATTTCGGCTCAAGAAACATCCATTCTTTGTGCCACCGAGACCCAGAGTCGGTTTTTCGTGATTGATgtccagtctccagttgAGCCTCGGCTGATTATGAAAAGCGCAAGACGTGCGGATTCGTCGCCAGAATCCGAAGGAATCACCGATCTGGCGTTTTTTCCGAACCAGCAAGTTGTTGTGGTGGCTTCTTTGGCCAAGGATAGTCCTCCCATTGTGGTTGATACCAATGTGCGTAATCTTCATCCGGCCTTGCCGCCCACCTCGGTTTCTCAGCCTTCTCTCTTGTCTCGGCTCGATTCTCTGGGTTACAATATCCATTGTGTGGCGGTATCTCCTCGGGGAGATGCTATGGCATTTGTGGACAAGTCGGGGCTGGTCTATGTGGTCTATCTTGATCCACATACGTATGCTGCGAGGAAGACGGTGCTGGTGGCGGAGGTGGGAAGTGCACAGAATGCCTACGAGGCTGCGGCTGTGAGGTTTTCGGCCGATGGACAGGTGCTGTTTACGGTGGATTACAAGGGGGTATGTCATATTCAAGATTGGGGAGCGGGAATGCCGAATCATGCCGGGGTGGGCAAGT CACGAGGTGATACTTTCGAGCAGAGCTGGGATCCGGGCAGTGAAACCTTACGGTCGTTGGACAAACTATCTGTTGATCTGATCCCTGGGCTCTTCTCTGCGGCCATGTTGTTGCAGTGCTTTACATCTGCTGCCTATGCTCTAACTTTGTTGGTTGCTTTCACAGACCCTGTCAGATCTATGATTGCAGTTCTATAA
- a CDS encoding uncharacterized protein (Compare to YALI0D02695g, no similarity) yields MSDDVIARYEYLKNHPGHAEFKPFTFHGKPTSIRTLAGGFLIIVGLGFFIYGIIEKIQLAQDKAKLESKKETDLDVPKIETEEVPKIETQEVPKIVTEEVAPDTKVAAK; encoded by the coding sequence ATGTCCGACGACGTCATTGCCCGATACGAATACCTCAAGAACCACCCAGGCCATGCCGAATTCAAGCCGTTCACGTTCCACGGCAAACCGACGTCGATCCGTACTCTAGCCGGCGGCTTCCTTATAATTGTCGGGCTGGGATTCTTCATCTACGGCATTATCGAGAAAATCCAGCTGGCCCAGGATAAGGCAAAGCTGGAGTCCAAAAAGGAGACTGATCTGGACGTTCCAAAGATTGAGACGGAAGAAGTGCCAAAGATTGAGACGCAAGAGGTGCCAAAGATTGTGACGGAAGAGGTGGCCCCAGACACCAAGGTGGCGGCGAAATAG
- a CDS encoding uncharacterized protein (Compare to YALI0D02761g, weakly similar to wi|NCU05726.1 Neurospora crassa NCU05726.1 hypothetical protein): MTFVKSTPAYTDVYESPDDSCSDTAALDLGGNAVPPSSSTNGTGTTTGTANGATNCPQYYDNIARIVCLFWFNDISLLEGCLTQQKGSPGIAMLSQLSNPTDSFRQFVSSVIEYTQLLPVAVSVSLLYILRLKQLSPKAIVGNPNSEYRVFTVGLMMANKFLDDNTYTNKTWAQVTKLPLTEVSTMEIEFLSNLGYNLRIAPTEWNSWSRDLKRWLGVHRQFCDAQTKQRKQYSPPPSFYSKFKWSGGTKSSQDSYVDDVDTPSPSSITSLTPTYPSVSPQTPPMERKRQLDEVSEGPRKRFQNDSGHVAYSGPNPQSYSQQFPPIQPQPGFPMSVPQLPLPQQHALPQQPLPLPQPLPQVQPLPQVQPLPQVQPLPQVQLPLPQTYPHSTGHSPVGHSPVGNPYNHLLSQPQMTQQMTQHLPPQPQQPLVNIPCMAPAHNNTHHVSPAHHVSPTHHVSPSHHVSPSHHVSPSHVQHGTVPGSVPTMPNGLPLSVSPSDMSPGPNGVNGHNPANSGNALFHPTAIPPPMPYLPLAPKSLTADKFLPHPPPNQQPLYYVLSKSRDKQPLEGHIQQQQYYAGAGGYQQSHVIPFGGSSPIGPGSGQRWFCPTEPSSPYDNGATYHYASPGKMRWR, from the coding sequence ATGACGTTTGTTAAATCCACCCCAGCTTACACAGACGTCTATGAGTCGCCCGACGACTCGTGTTCGGATACGGCGGCGCTGGATCTTGGCGGAAACGCCGTGCCtccgtcgtcctccaccaacGGCACCGGCACCACCACCGGCACCGCAAACGGAGCCACAAACTGCCCCCAATACTACGACAACATTGCCCGAATCGTGTGTCTGTTCTGGTTCAACGACAtttcgctgctggagggcTGTCTGACTCAGCAAAAGGGCTCCCCCGGCATCGCTATGCTGAGTCAGCTTTCCAACCCCACCGACTCCTTCCGGCAGTTTGTGTCGTCCGTCATCGAATACACACAGTTGTTGCCCGTGGCTGTTTCCGTGTCACTTCTCTACATTTTGCgcctcaaacagctgtcGCCAAAAGCCATCGTCGGCAACCCTAACTCGGAATACCGCGTCTTCACCGTCGGCCTCATGATGGCCAACAAATTTCTTGACGATAATACTTACACCAACAAAACATGGGCCCAGGTCACCAAACTGCCCCTCACCGAAGTGTCAACGATGGAAATCGAATTCCTAAGCAACCTCGGATACAACCTCCGCATCGCGCCGACCGAGTGGAACTcgtggtcacgtgacctcaaACGCTGGCTCGGCGTGCACCGGCAGTTTTGCGACGCCCAGACCAAGCAGCGCAAGCAGTACTCGCCGCCCCCCAGCTTTTACTCCAAATTCAAATGGTCAGGAGGAACCAAATCCAGCCAGGATAGCTATGTGGACGACGTTGACACCCCTAGCCCTAGTTCTATCACCTCCCTAACCCCGACGTATCCCTCTGTGTCGCCTCAGACTCCGCCCATGGAGCGAAAGCGCCAGCTGGACGAGGTTTCCGAAGGCCCACGAAAACGGTTCCAAAACGActcgggtcacgtggcatATTCTGGCCCCAACCCGCAGTCTTACTCCCAGCAATTCCCGCCAATCCAACCCCAGCCGGGATTCCCCATGTCGGTGCCCCAATTGCCATTgccccagcagcatgcCCTGCCCCAGCAGCCCTTGCCCCTGCCCCAGCCCTTACCCCAGGTCCAGCCCTTACCCCAGGTCCAGCCCTTGCCACAGGTCCAGCCCTTGCCACAGGTCCAGCTGCCCTTACCCCAGACCTACCCCCATTCCACGGGCCACTCGCCCGTCGGCCACTCGCCTGTCGGCAACCCCTATAATCACCTGCTGAGTCAGCCTCAAATGACTCAGCAGATGACTCAGCATCTGCCGCCGCAGCCGCAGCAACCGCTCGTAAACATCCCCTGCATGGCCCCAGCCCACAACAACAcccatcacgtgagtccGGcgcatcacgtgagtccAACTCATCACGTCTCGCCCTCCCACCACGTGTCTCCTTCCCATCACGTGTCTCCCAGCCACGTGCAGCATGGAACCGTACCCGGCTCCGTCCCCACCATGCCCAATGGACTGCCCTTGTCGGTGTCTCCCTCGGATATGTCGCCCGGACCTAACGGAGTTAACGGACATAATCCCGCAAACTCCGGAAATGCCCTTTTCCACCCCACCGCAATCCCCCCGCCCATGCCGTACCTCCCGCTCGCGCCCAAGTCGCTCACAGCCGACAAGTTCCTGCCGCACCCGCCGCCCAACCAGCAGCCTCTCTACTATGTGCTGTCCAAGTCGCGTGATAAGCAGCCGCTGGAGGGACacatccagcagcagcagtactACGCCGGCGCCGGCGGCTACCAgcagagtcacgtgattccgTTTGGCGGCAGTTCGCCTATTGGTCCAGGCTCCGGCCAGCGGTGGTTTTGTCCTACCGAGCCGAGTTCGCCGTATGACAATGGGGCTACGTATCATTATGCGAGTCCGGGCAAGATGCGGTGGAGATAG
- a CDS encoding uncharacterized protein (Truncated form of YALI0D02717g, weakly similar to uniprot|Q9UTT2 Schizosaccharomyces pombe splicing factor PRP12P/SAP130, similar to Saccharomyces cerevisiae RSE1 (YML049C); ancestral locus Anc_1.497): protein MLYHSTLRSSSPKSAICGRFSGKSQQVITLSSTGNALYLYSHDGDTGTVTLIHTHLTHCQVREIRAFRLPGLKKDYVIASSDSGVISVLEFRHNRFVSLHKEAYGRSGIRRVVPGEFLAVDPKGRACMLASVEKSKLVYVLNRQGADIVISSPLEAHTSCVTYFVVACDVAYENPVFAAIETPVGETSPGKQLVFYELDLGLNHVIRKAPVDIPNSTSHVTAVPGGTDGPGGVLVFSTNAIVHHVAGAAGGASTGAAGSTKIALPKPAAGYDNVIVASALHQSRDLFFYIAQNTRGDLFKISRDSETQHWSVLYFGTMSCVCTSLTILKSAHMVCLSEQGDSHMMFFESLGDDDAPENVYDVISPSPYLTVTQTLFELKPVFDSVVGVNTTSSDHVGPVPNVLSLISATRGGLKLISHALKPSIIVASPLPEPPSKLWTMRDGAGSDKYIVLSYANATLVLEIGDSVVETTSSGLTLDKPTLHCGSVGSSYVQVMTDGMNVIPMSREGSSESLPATKWTAPSGQVICASSSSHQVVLGLTSSLFYFEDTPGSELSAYDGAYELSSPPTAVAVAPVPAGRVRSPFVAVATDDETVRIVSVDPESMFETVAVQGLMATASSLALLSVGQVLYLHMGLANGVYVRVELDPLTGEIVGSWSKFVGLGRLSVVPVTCGGEESILVSSRGVKTCLGHVNATSDTWVPTGGNSAPFFALDAISGEPLDLAHSFHTQDCPHGVIGVAGSTLKIFTVNTAQKWTENEVKLEGTAKRLIQHDATTLTITQNPDRLVSVDNGAVGITKDLGGPPTSICEVMFGDGKRYFAVGGSRDGSPGTSGTSGYISIFSSSSLGHVHTTEVEAPPLALCAYNGLLVAGIGSQVRLYALGLKQVLRKAQIELSKRVTCLAHFAGSNRVAVGDIRQSVTVCVVLEEDSGHVIYPLVCDKISRQVTCLFFVDYETVALGDRFGGFTMLRIPSEASKLADEDHNAVHLRQLEPTLNGPAHFRFDHVASFHIEDVPVAIHMYNDYLVVCGLLGTVSAFVPVVSPKQSRDLKTIEKFVCASDPGLMGRDHGRFRGYYVPVKEVVDGDMLREVLVMDEKRREEVGEKTGLGVEGAVGRVVNVMKCV, encoded by the coding sequence atGCTCTACCACTCGACTCTGCGGTCCAGCAGCCCCAAATCCGCCATCTGTGGGCGCTTCAGTGGCAAATCGCAACAAGTTATCACCCTTAGCTCCACAGGAAACGCCCTCTATTTGTACTCCCACGATGGTGACACCGGCACTGTCACCCTGATACATACTCATTTGACTCACTGCCAGGTGAGAGAAATCCGGGCGTTCCGCCTCCCGGGcctcaagaaggactacGTGATCGCTTCCTCGGACTCGGGTGTCATTTCCGTGCTCGAATTCCGCCACAATCGCTTTGTGTCGCTCCACAAAGAGGCGTACGGACGAAGTGGCATCCGGAGAGTTGTGCCGGGCGAATTTCTCGCTGTGGACCCCAAGGGACGAGCCTGCATGCTCGCCAGTGTCGAAAAAAGCAAACTGGTCTACGTCCTAAACCGCCAGGGTGCCGATATCGTCATTTCGTCGCCCCTGGAGGCCCATACCAGCTGTGTCACCTACTTTGTCGTGGCATGTGACGTGGCCTACGAAAACCCAGTGTTTGCGGCCATCGAAACACCAGTTGGAGAAACGTCGCCAGGCAAACAACTCGTCTTCTACGAACTGGACCTGGGCCTCAACCACGTCATCAGAAAAGCTCCCGTCGACATCCCTAACTCGACGAGCCATGTGACCGCCGTCCCTGGAGGCACCGACGGACCCGGCGGCGTgctcgtcttctccaccaacgCCATTGTCCATCACGTGGCCGGAGCCGCCGGGGGCGCATCAACCGGAGCCGCGGGCAGCACAAAAATCGCCCTCCCAAAACCCGCAGCCGGATACGACAATGTCATCGTCGCATCCGCATTGCATCAATCTCGTGATCTCTTTTTCTACATTGCGCAAAACACCCGCGGCGATCTGTTCAAgatctcacgtgactcggAAACCCAACACTGGTCCGTTCTCTACTTTGGCACCATGTCTTGCGTATGCACTTCGCTTACGATTCTCAAGTCGGCCCACATGGTGTGTCTCAGCGAACAGGGGGACAGTCACATGATGTTTTTCGAGTCTCTCGGCGATGACGATGCGCCGGAAAACGTCTACGACGTCATTTCGCCCTCGCCGTACCTGACTGTAACTCAGACCTTGTTTGAGTTGAAGCCAGTTTTCGACAGTGTGGTTGGCGTCAATACTACTTCGTCGGATCACGTGGGCCCAGTCCCCAACGTTCTGTCGCTTATATCAGCTACACGCGGGGGGCTGAAACTGATAAGTCATGCTCTCAAGCCCTCCATCATTGTTGCCTCTCCTCTTCCGGAGCCGCCCTCCAAGCTCTGGACCATGCGTGACGGAGCCGGTTcggacaagtacattgtTTTGTCTTACGCCAACGCGACGTTGGTGCTGGAAATCGGCGACTCGGTAGTCGAAACTACCAGTTCGGGACTCACCTTGGACAAACCTACCCTTCATTGTGGAAGTGTAGGTTCCAGTTATGTTCAGGTTATGACCGACGGAATGAACGTGATTCctatgtcacgtgaaggaAGTTCGGAATCTCTTCCCGCCACAAAATGGACTGCCCCCTCTGGTCAGGTGATTTGtgcctccagctcttccCATCAAGTGGTGCTCGGACTCACCTCCAGCCTCTTCTACTTTGAAGATACACCTGGAAGTGAACTTTCGGCCTACGATGGGGCTTACGAGCTGTCGAGCCCGCCAACGGCAGTCGCTGTAGCTCCCGTTCCCGCTGGAAGGGTGCGATCGCCGTTCGTGGCCGTGGccaccgacgacgaaaCGGTCCGAattgtgtctgtggacCCCGAGTCCATGTTTGAAACTGTGGCTGTTCAGGGTCTGATGGCGACCGCGTCATCGCTGGCGCTGCTGTCAGTCGGACAGGTGCTCTATCTCCACATGGGTCTCGCCAACGGCGTCTATGTGCGTGTAGAGCTGGATCCGTTGACAGGAGAAATTGTCGGCTCCTGGTCAAAGTTTGTGGGTCTGGGACGACTGTCAGTTGTTCCGGTCACGTGCGGCGGTGAGGAGTCCATTCTGGTATCATCACGTGGCGTCAAAACTTgtcttggtcacgtgaacgCCACTTCCGACACGTGGGTCCCCACCGGCGGCAATTCCGCGCCGTTTTTCGCCCTCGACGCCATTTCCGGCGAgcctctggatctggcgCATTCGTTCCACACACAAGATTGTCCCCACGGCGTCATTGGAGTTGCGGGAAGCACGCTCAAGATTTTCACGGTCAACACGGCGCAGAAATGGACCGAAAATGAGGTGAAACTGGAGGGAACCGCAAAACGGCTGATTCAGCACGATGCAACAACTCTGACGATTACGCAGAATCCCGACCGCTTGGTTTCCGTCGACAACGGCGCCGTTGGAATCACCAAAGACTTGGGGGGACCCCCAACCTCCATCTGTGAGGTCATGTTTGGTGACGGAAAACGGTACTTTGCGGTTGgcggatcacgtgacggtTCCCCCGGAACTTCTGGAACTTCCGGGTACATTTCcatcttttcctcctcgtccctgggtcacgtgcacACCACCGAGGTGGAAGCGCCTCCCCTCGCTCTCTGTGCCTACAACGGACTACTCGTCGCTGGTATCGGCTCCCAGGTGAGACTGTATGCGCTGGGACTGAAACAAGTGCTGCGGAAGGCGCAGATTGAGCTGAGTAAACGGGTCACATGTCTGGCCCATTTTGCCGGGTCGAACCGGGTGGCGGTCGGGGACATTCGCCAGTCGGTCACGGTGTGTGTGGTGCTCGAGGAAGACAGCGGTCACGTCATCTACCCTCTTGTGTGCGACAAGATTTCTCGGCAGGTCACGTGTCTTTTTTTCGTGGACTATGAGACTGTTGCTCTCGGAGACAGATTTGGCGGGTTTACAATGTTGCGAATTCCGTCGGAGGCGTCGAAACTGGCGGACGAAGATCACAACGCGGTGCATTTGCGGCAACTGGAGCCGACTCTCAATGGCCCGGCGCACTTCCGGTTCGACCACGTGGCGTCGTTCCATATCGAGGACGTGCCCGTGGCCATTCACATGTACAATGATTATCTGGTGGTGTGCGGTCTGTTGGGCACTGTGTCGGCGTTTGTGCCGGTTGTGTCACCCAAGCAGTCCCGTGATCTGAAGACTATTGAGAAGTTTGTCTGTGCGAGCGATCCCGGGTTGATGGGGCGGGATCATGGGCGGTTCCGGGGGTACTATGTGCctgtcaaggaggtggttgaTGGAGATATGTTGAGGGaggtgttggtgatggatGAGAAGAGGCGGGAAGAGGTGGGGGAGAAGACAGGGTTGGGGGTTGAGGGGGCTGTTGGTCGGGTTGTAAATGTGATGAAGTGCGTGTAG
- a CDS encoding uncharacterized protein (Compare to YALI0D02739g, similar to Saccharomyces cerevisiae GSF2 (YML048W); ancestral locus Anc_1.496, weakly similar to uniprot|Q04697 Saccharomyces cerevisiae YML048w EFF2 involved in glucose repression), with product MSYVEEADKVSPEEQVQDIYIRFNEDNEKDYAFTVRASQKVSTLYRVFEVLPLSLRPSIFYEHKPLGFAISRQPGFLTTGGAFLFHERAHEDQWIERVDDDARIGEIAWDSQLFVPIWKEKNARKWAIMALFLVWLYTDLPDMVSPTPGIQLTTQLIRASYYVGDLVGVKFPEDDGSLDVPVWAWAFFAFHVLKCLTLYLVLWSGTMNPLSLNPFKARKMGAEGTRRLNQDVLQSIGWTGARRVTDDVWRREYREWVISSSGGIVEANDKGKLKELKEAGVWLEAGEGFSVKKTGYSKPVANITVSDDLTEMAPQYGISIDEDIENPTSAPAPDKNTLAVLEPSEAIKALDAFYENKFITKIPPSDLWFATLSAPTLQEMEDQEDQQKAGELLKKFLQRGPMYSDLTPLVRLRERWVTKGFVHRLKKPVVKKNE from the coding sequence ATGAGCTACGTGGAAGAGGCGGATAAAGTGTCACCCGAAGAACAGGTTCAGGACATTTACATCCGATTCAACGAGGACAACGAGAAGGACTATGCGTTCACGGTTCGGGCGTCTCAAAAGGTGTCGACTCTCTACCGGGTATTTGAAGTGCTTCCTCTAAGTCTTCGACCGTCGATTTTTTACGAGCACAAGCCTCTGGGGTTTGCCATTTCGCGGCAACCAGGTTTTCTGACCACTGGCGGCGCGTTCTTGTTCCATGAGCGGGCCCATGAGGACCAGTGGATTGAGCGGGTGGACGATGATGCTCGGATTGGCGAGATTGCGTGGGATTCGCAGCTTTTTGTGCCCATTTGGAAAGAGAAGAACGCTCGGAAATGGGCCATTATGGCGCTGTTTCTCGTCTGGCTGTATACGGACCTGCCGGATATGGTGAGTCCCACTCCCGGGATCCAATTGACCACGCAATTGATTCGGGCGAGCTATTATGTCGGCGATTTGGTCGGCGTCAAGTTCCCCGAGGACGACGGTTCTCTGGATGTGCCTGTTTGGGCCTGGGCGTTTTTTGCCTTCCATGTGCTTAAGTGTCTGACCCTCTATCTGGTGCTGTGGAGCGGGACTATGAATCCTCTGAGTCTCAATCCATTCAAGGCTCGGAAAATGGGTGCTGAGGGCACCCGTCGGCTCAACCAGGACGTCTTGCAGTCCATTGGCTGGACCGGAGCCCGTCGAGTCACCGACGACGTGTGGCGCAGAGAGTACCGCGAGTGGGTCATTTCCAGCAGCGGCGGCATCGTCGAGGCCAACGACAAGGGCAAGCtgaaggagctcaaggaggccggCGTTTGGCTGGAGGCTGGCGAAGGTTTTTCCGTCAAGAAAACCGGCTATTCGAAACCAGTCGCCAACATCACTGTCTCCGACGACCTCACCGAAATGGCGCCCCAGTACGGAATCTCCATTGACGAGGATATTGAGAACCCCACGTCGGCGCCGGCGCCCGATAAAAATACTCTGGCAGTTCTGGAGCCGTCAgaggccatcaaggcccTCGATGCCTTCTACGAAAACAAGTTTATCACCAAGATCCCGCCGTCGGACCTCTGGTTTGCGACCTTGTCGGCGCCCACACTTCAGGAAATGGAGGACCAGGAGGACCAGCAAAAGGCCGGCGAGTTGCTGAAAAAATTTCTCCAGAGAGGGCCCATGTACTCAGATCTGACACCGTTGGTGAGattgagagagagatgggTGACCAAGGGGTTTGTTCATCGGTTGAAGAAGCCggtggtgaagaagaaTGAGTAG